GTCCAGCTTGAGCATGCCGCTGTCCTTGTCCAGCTCGTACTTGCCTTTCGAGCCTTTGGGAATTTCAATGATACCGTTCACGACGGCGGGGGCGTTTTCGCCGCGCTCCACGTCGTGCCAAGGGTTAAAATGAGCCATTGTTGGGTTGTTTGAATTGGTTTTTGGTTTTCGGTTTTCAGTTTTTGGCCTTCAAGAATCGGGGTTCAGACAAAAGACGTGTCTGTTCCAAAAACCAAAAACCAACAACGAAAAACCGGCTATTTAAGAACTTCGAGCAGGGGCGTGCCGGTGCAGCCGTTGGGCTCCTGAATGTGCAGCAGGCGGGCCATCGTCGCCGCAATATCCGTGATTTTGGCCGATACGCTCGACTCGCCGCGCTTCACGTGCCAGCCCCAGAACAGCAGCGGCACGTGGGTGTCGTAGTTGTTCAGCGAGCCGTGGGTGGTGCCTTTATTGACCGGGTAGGAGTACGATTCGAGCCAGCCCGGCTCCAGCACCACCATCACGTCGCCGCTGCGCTTGGGGAAGTAGCCGTTTTCCAGGTACATCAGCATGCCGCTTTCCCAGTGCGACTTCTGCAAGTCGTCGGCCGTGAGGGCGCGGGTCACGCCCGCCAGCGTGGTGGCAATGTCCACCACTTCGTCCTGCACCTTGCGCAGGTCGAGCTGCTTCTGGGCAATGAGGGGGCGGTTGAGGTACACCTGCTGGTTTTCGTAGCTCAGCACCCAGTTGCCGGCCCCGTGGCGGCGCACCAGCGCCTGCTGAATCGAGTCGCGCATCAGGCGCGGCCCCACCGAGCCGGCGGGCAGGTGGTGCTCCAGCATAAAGTTCGGCGACTGGGCCGCGGCGTGGTCGGCCGAGAGGAACACCAGCATCTGGCCCTTGCCCACGTTTTTGTCGAGGTAGGTCAGCAGGCGGGCAATTTCCCGGTCGAGGCGCAGGTAGGTGTCCTCGGTTTCGATGGCCGTGGTGCCGAACTGGTGCCCCACGTAGTCGGTCGAGGAAAAGCTCAGGGCCAGGAAGTCGGTTTGGCCGCGCTGGCCCAGCTGCTCGGCGCGCACGGCTTCGAGGGCAAAGTCCAGGGTGAGAGAGTTGCCGAAGGGCGTGGAGCGAATCAGATCCAGGTTGCGGGGCGTGGCCACCGGGGCCTTCTCCCCTTCGGCCTTCAGCGCGCCCTGCACGGCCTTGGGGGCCAGGGCGCTCAGCTTGGGCAAATCGTGCGGAAACACGGGCTTGTCTTCGCCCCGGAACGCCGACTCCCAGGCCACGTCGTCGGGGGAGCTTTCGGTGTATTGGCCGATGGGCAGCAGGGTTTCCCAGGGCTGGTCGAGGTACTGGGCGGCCCGCTGCTGGCTGTTGAACTGCGTGACCCAGGCGGGCAGCGCGTTCTGGTAGAAGGTGCTGCTAATGAAAGCCCCGTTGGTGCCGTCGTACCAGTAGGCGGCGTTGGCCGCGTGCCCGGCCGGCAGGATCGAGCCCCGGTCTTTGATGCAGACGCCAATTACCTTGCTCTGGAAGTTGGTGGCCAGGCGCAGCTCGTCGGTGATGGTGGTGGTCAGCATGTGGCGCGGCGACATCTGCCCCGCCTCCAGGGAGCCGCCCACCGGCTGCACTGTTTTATCCTCGGTGACGTAGGTGCCCTTGCCGGTTTCGCGCTCAAACCAGTTGTTGCCCACGATGCCGTGCATGGAGGGCGTGGTGCCGGTATAGATGCTGGCGTGGCCGGGCCCGGTGTAGGTCGGCACGTAGTTGTAGTGCGTGTTCTCGAAGCTGAACCCTTCGCCCAGCAGGCGGCGGAAACCATCGGTGCCGTACTTGTTCCAGTAGCGGTACAGGTAGTCGTAGCGCATCTGGTCGACGACGATGCCCACCACCAGCTTGGGCCGCTCCAGCGGCTTGGCTTTTTTCTGGGCAAAAGCGGGCACTGCCAGGGCAGCGGCCCACAATAGGAACAGGCTCTTTTTCAAATCAGTAACGCGGTTAGGCCGCTGCCGGCCCGGCTTTTACGCACCGGATAGCCAACAGCGGCCGCAAAGGTAACAGCCAGCGCCCGGAATCATGGTGCCGCCGGCCAAAATAGCCGCGCCGCCGTAGTTTGTAGTTGCTTTTACAGCACGTCAGGCAGAGGCGCAGCCGAAGCATCTGGCGGGCAATGCGAATGTAATGGCAGCACAACGTCAGCCGAGCGAGCTGCTTCATCCCTGGCTTGAGGCGCCACCTGCTCGGCATGAGGTTCAATGTTATTTTCCCCCACCAACTATGCCCTCCTCCCCTCTGCCCTACGCCCTCATCTTCGACATGGACGGCGTGCTGATCGACAACACGCCCTACCAGGCCAAAGCCTTTCAGCTGCTCTTCCGCGACCTGGGCCTGACCACCAACGCCCGCCAGCTGCTCAAGCGCCTGAACGGCATGCCGGCCACCAACATTCTGAAGACGGTGTTCACCGGCCCCGTCCCGAAAAAGCAGCTCGAAGAGTATGCCGCCCAGCGCGAGTTTCTCTACCGGGTGCTCTACTGGGATAAGCGCCGCCAAACGCCCGGCCTCTCGGTATTTCTGCGGGCCGCCCGCGCCGCCGGGTTCCGGCTGGGCCTGGGCACGGGCTCGGCCCCCGAAACCATCGGCTACATCATCGACCACCTCGACCTGCGCCAGTACTTCGATGTGGTGGTGGGCAAGGACGACGTGGACAAGGGCAAGCCCCACGCCGATACCTTCACGGCAGCGGCCCACAAGCTGGGCGTACCGCCCGAGCGGTGCGTGGTGTTCGAGGATGCCGTTCTGGGCGAGCAGGCCGCTTACAAAGCGCGCATGCGCTGCATTGCCGTGCTTTCCTCCCTCAAAGCCCGCGACTTCCAAGCCCCGCTACGGGTCATTAAAGACTTCACGGAAATTACCCCGGAGCAGGTGCGCGAGCTGCTGGCGCAACACTCACCCGTGCCCAAGCCGAGCAAGGAAAGGGCGAAGCGCAACTACATGAAGCTCTGAAACGCAGCCGGGCCGCTGGTAGCGGGGTGTCGGCTCGTGCGGCGGTTTTTGGTTCCGGCTGTGTTGCCCCTATTGAATGACCAGCCGCCCGGCCGCCGCACCGGCCTGCACGGTGTACACGCCCGCCGACAAACCGCTCAAGGGCAGCAGCACTTCCGTTTCGGTTGCGGCCATGGCTACCACGCGCAGGCGCTGGCCCATGGCATTCAGTACCGCAACCTCCCGCGTGCCCCGGGCCACCCGCAGTCGGGCTTCACCCTGGGCGGGGTTGGGATACACCGCGAGCCGCGGCGCGTGGGTGGGCTTGGCGGTGGGCAGCAAGGG
This window of the Hymenobacter aquaticus genome carries:
- a CDS encoding HAD family hydrolase, translated to MPSSPLPYALIFDMDGVLIDNTPYQAKAFQLLFRDLGLTTNARQLLKRLNGMPATNILKTVFTGPVPKKQLEEYAAQREFLYRVLYWDKRRQTPGLSVFLRAARAAGFRLGLGTGSAPETIGYIIDHLDLRQYFDVVVGKDDVDKGKPHADTFTAAAHKLGVPPERCVVFEDAVLGEQAAYKARMRCIAVLSSLKARDFQAPLRVIKDFTEITPEQVRELLAQHSPVPKPSKERAKRNYMKL
- the pafA gene encoding alkaline phosphatase PafA, translating into MKKSLFLLWAAALAVPAFAQKKAKPLERPKLVVGIVVDQMRYDYLYRYWNKYGTDGFRRLLGEGFSFENTHYNYVPTYTGPGHASIYTGTTPSMHGIVGNNWFERETGKGTYVTEDKTVQPVGGSLEAGQMSPRHMLTTTITDELRLATNFQSKVIGVCIKDRGSILPAGHAANAAYWYDGTNGAFISSTFYQNALPAWVTQFNSQQRAAQYLDQPWETLLPIGQYTESSPDDVAWESAFRGEDKPVFPHDLPKLSALAPKAVQGALKAEGEKAPVATPRNLDLIRSTPFGNSLTLDFALEAVRAEQLGQRGQTDFLALSFSSTDYVGHQFGTTAIETEDTYLRLDREIARLLTYLDKNVGKGQMLVFLSADHAAAQSPNFMLEHHLPAGSVGPRLMRDSIQQALVRRHGAGNWVLSYENQQVYLNRPLIAQKQLDLRKVQDEVVDIATTLAGVTRALTADDLQKSHWESGMLMYLENGYFPKRSGDVMVVLEPGWLESYSYPVNKGTTHGSLNNYDTHVPLLFWGWHVKRGESSVSAKITDIAATMARLLHIQEPNGCTGTPLLEVLK